One Pongo pygmaeus isolate AG05252 chromosome 10, NHGRI_mPonPyg2-v2.0_pri, whole genome shotgun sequence genomic window carries:
- the HNRNPA1 gene encoding heterogeneous nuclear ribonucleoprotein A1 isoform X2, translating to MSKSESPKEPEQLRKLFIGGLSFETTDESLRSHFEQWGTLTDCVVMRDPNTKRSRGFGFVTYATVEEVDAAMNARPHKVDGRVVEPKRAVSREDSQRPGAHLTVKKIFVGGIKEDTEEHHLRDYFEQYGKIEVIEIMTDRGSGKKRGFAFVTFDDHDSVDKIVIQKYHTVNGHNCEVRKALSKQEMASASSSQRGRSGSGNFGGGRGGGFGGNDNFGRGGNFSGRGGFGGSRGGGGYGGSGDGYNGFGNDGSNFGGGGSYNDFGNYNNQSSNFGPMKGGNFGGRSSGPYGGGGQYFAKPRNQGGYGSSSSSSSYGSGRRF from the exons ATGTCTAAGTCGGAG TCTCCTAAAGAGCCCGAACAGCTGAGGAAGCTCTTCATTGGAGGGTTGAGCTTTGAAACAACCGATGAGAGCCTGAGGAGCCATTTTGAGCAATGGGGAACGCTCACGGACTGTGTG GTAATGAGAGATCCAAACACCAAGCGCTCCaggggctttgggtttgtcacatACGCCACTGTGGAGGAGGTGGATGCAGCTATGAATGCAAGGCCACACAAGGTGGATGGAAGAGTTGTGGAACCAAAGAGAGCTGTCTCGAGAGAA GATTCTCAAAGACCAGGTGCCCACTTAACTgtgaaaaagatatttgttggtggcattaaagaagacactgaagaacatcaccTAAGAGATTATTTTGAACAGTATGGAAAAATTGAAGTGATTGAAATCATGACTGACCGAGGCAGTGGCAAGAAAAGGGGCTTTGCCTTTGTAACCTTTGACGACCATGACTCCGTCGATAAGATTGTCA ttcagaaATACCATACTGTGAATGGCCACAACTGTGAAGTTAGAAAAGCCCTGTCAAAGCAAGAGATGGCTAGTGCTTCATCCAGCCAAAGAG GTCGAAGTGGTTCTGGAAACTTTGGTGGTGGTCGTGGAGGTGGTTTCGGTGGGAATGACAACTTTGGTCGTGGAGGAAACTTCAGTGGTCGTG GTGGCTTTGGTGGCAGCCGTGGTGGTGGTGGATATGGTGGCAGTGGGGATGGCTATAATGGATTTGGTAATGATG GAAGCAATTTTGGAGGTGGTGGAAGCTACAATGATTTTGGCAATTACAACAATCAGTCTTCAAATTTTGGACCCATGAAGGGAGGAAATTTTGGAGGCAGAAGCTCTGGCCCCTATGGCGGTGGAGGCCAATACTTTGCAAAACCACGAAACCAAG GTGGCTATGGCAGttccagcagcagcagtagctatGGCAGTGGCAGAAGATTTTAA
- the HNRNPA1 gene encoding heterogeneous nuclear ribonucleoprotein A1 isoform X1 has product MSKSESPKEPEQLRKLFIGGLSFETTDESLRSHFEQWGTLTDCVVMRDPNTKRSRGFGFVTYATVEEVDAAMNARPHKVDGRVVEPKRAVSREDSQRPGAHLTVKKIFVGGIKEDTEEHHLRDYFEQYGKIEVIEIMTDRGSGKKRGFAFVTFDDHDSVDKIVIQKYHTVNGHNCEVRKALSKQEMASASSSQRGRSGSGNFGGGRGGGFGGNDNFGRGGNFSGRGGFGGSRGGGGYGGSGDGYNGFGNDGGYGGGGPGYSGGSRGYGSGGQGYGNQGSGYGGSGSYDSYNNGGGGCFGGGSGSNFGGGGSYNDFGNYNNQSSNFGPMKGGNFGGRSSGPYGGGGQYFAKPRNQGGYGSSSSSSSYGSGRRF; this is encoded by the exons ATGTCTAAGTCGGAG TCTCCTAAAGAGCCCGAACAGCTGAGGAAGCTCTTCATTGGAGGGTTGAGCTTTGAAACAACCGATGAGAGCCTGAGGAGCCATTTTGAGCAATGGGGAACGCTCACGGACTGTGTG GTAATGAGAGATCCAAACACCAAGCGCTCCaggggctttgggtttgtcacatACGCCACTGTGGAGGAGGTGGATGCAGCTATGAATGCAAGGCCACACAAGGTGGATGGAAGAGTTGTGGAACCAAAGAGAGCTGTCTCGAGAGAA GATTCTCAAAGACCAGGTGCCCACTTAACTgtgaaaaagatatttgttggtggcattaaagaagacactgaagaacatcaccTAAGAGATTATTTTGAACAGTATGGAAAAATTGAAGTGATTGAAATCATGACTGACCGAGGCAGTGGCAAGAAAAGGGGCTTTGCCTTTGTAACCTTTGACGACCATGACTCCGTCGATAAGATTGTCA ttcagaaATACCATACTGTGAATGGCCACAACTGTGAAGTTAGAAAAGCCCTGTCAAAGCAAGAGATGGCTAGTGCTTCATCCAGCCAAAGAG GTCGAAGTGGTTCTGGAAACTTTGGTGGTGGTCGTGGAGGTGGTTTCGGTGGGAATGACAACTTTGGTCGTGGAGGAAACTTCAGTGGTCGTG GTGGCTTTGGTGGCAGCCGTGGTGGTGGTGGATATGGTGGCAGTGGGGATGGCTATAATGGATTTGGTAATGATG GTGGTTATGGAGGAGGCGGCCCTGGTTACTCTGGAGGAAGCAGAGGCTATGGAAGTGGTGGACAGGGTTATGGAAACCAGGGCAGTGGCTATGGCGGGAGTGGCAGCTATGACAGCTATAACAACGGAGGCGGAGGCTGCTTTGGCGGTGGTAGTG GAAGCAATTTTGGAGGTGGTGGAAGCTACAATGATTTTGGCAATTACAACAATCAGTCTTCAAATTTTGGACCCATGAAGGGAGGAAATTTTGGAGGCAGAAGCTCTGGCCCCTATGGCGGTGGAGGCCAATACTTTGCAAAACCACGAAACCAAG GTGGCTATGGCAGttccagcagcagcagtagctatGGCAGTGGCAGAAGATTTTAA
- the NFE2 gene encoding transcription factor NF-E2 45 kDa subunit isoform X2, protein MFSTSRCTWAGTEGLKRRRQSWCWLPKGLNAPSEPSFEPQAPAPYLGPPPPTTYCPCSIHPDAGFPLPPPPYELPASTSHVPDPPYSYGNMAIPVSKPLSLSGLLSEPLQDPLALLDIGLPAGPPKPQEDPESDSGLSLNYSDAESLELEGTEAGRRRSEYVEMYPVEYPYSLMPNSLAHSNYTLPAAETPLALEPSSGPVRAKPTARGEAGSRDERRALAMKIPFPTDKIVNLPVDDFNELLARYPLTESQLALVRDIRRRGKNKVAAQNCRKRKLETIVQLERELERLSNERERLLRARGEADRTLEVMRQQLTELYRDIFQHLRDESGNSYSPEEYALQQAADGTIFLVPRGTKMEATD, encoded by the exons ATGTTCTCTACTTCTCGCTGCACCTGGGCAGGGACAGAGGGACTGAAGAGGAGAAGGCAGAGCTGGTGCTGGCTCCCCAAG GGTCTAAATGCTCCAAGTGAGCCATCGTTTGAGCCCCAAGCCCCAGCTCCATACCTTGGACCTCCACCACCCACAACTTACTGCCCCTGCTCAATCCACCCAGATGCTGGCTTCCCACTTCCTCCACCACCTTATGAGCTCCCAGCATCCACATCCCATGTCCCAGATCCCCCATACTCCTATGGCAACATGGCCATACCAGTCTCCAAGCCACTGAGCCTCTCAGGCCTGCTCAGTGAGCCACTCCAAGACCCCTTAGCCCTCCTGGACATTGGGCTGCCAGCAGGGCCACCTAAGCCCCAAGAAGACCCAGAATCTGACTCAGGATTATCCCTCAACTATAGCGATGCTGAATCTCTTGAGCTGGAGGGGACAGAGGCTGGTCGGCGGCGCAGCGAGTATGTAGAGATGTACCCAGTGGAGTACCCCTACTCACTCATGCCCAACTCCTTGGCCCACTCCAACTATACCTTGCCAGCTGCTGAGACCCCCTTGGCCTTAGAGCCCTCCTCAGGCCCTGTGCGGGCTAAGCCCACTGCACGGGGGGAGGCAGGGAGTCGGGATGAACGTCGGGCCTTGGCcatgaagattccttttcctacGGACAAGATTGTCAACTTGCCGGTAGATGACTTTAATGAGCTATTGGCGAGGTACCCGCTGACAGAGAGCCAGCTGGCGCTAGTCCGGGACATCCGACGACGGGGCAAAAACAAGGTGGCAGCCCAGAACTGCCGCAagaggaagctggaaaccattgtGCAGCTGGAGCGGGAGCTGGAGCGGCTGAGCAATGAACGGGAGCGGCTTCTCAGGGCCCGCGGGGAGGCAGACCGGACCCTGGAGGTCATGCGCCAACAGCTGACAGAGCTGTACCGTGACATTTTCCAGCACCTTCGGGATGAATCAGGCAACAGCTACTCTCCTGAAGAGTACGCACTGCAACAGGCTGCCGATGGGACCATCTTCCTGGTGCCCCGGGGGACCAAGATGGAGGCCACAGACTGA
- the NFE2 gene encoding transcription factor NF-E2 45 kDa subunit isoform X1, whose protein sequence is MSPCPPQQSRNRVIQLSTSELGEMELTWQEIMSITELQGLNAPSEPSFEPQAPAPYLGPPPPTTYCPCSIHPDAGFPLPPPPYELPASTSHVPDPPYSYGNMAIPVSKPLSLSGLLSEPLQDPLALLDIGLPAGPPKPQEDPESDSGLSLNYSDAESLELEGTEAGRRRSEYVEMYPVEYPYSLMPNSLAHSNYTLPAAETPLALEPSSGPVRAKPTARGEAGSRDERRALAMKIPFPTDKIVNLPVDDFNELLARYPLTESQLALVRDIRRRGKNKVAAQNCRKRKLETIVQLERELERLSNERERLLRARGEADRTLEVMRQQLTELYRDIFQHLRDESGNSYSPEEYALQQAADGTIFLVPRGTKMEATD, encoded by the exons ATGTCCCCGTGTCCTCCCCAGCAGAGCAGGAACAGGGTGATACAGCTTTCCACTTCAGAGCTAGGAGAGATGGAACTGACTTGGCAGGAGATCATGTCCATCACCGAGCTGCAG GGTCTAAATGCTCCAAGTGAGCCATCGTTTGAGCCCCAAGCCCCAGCTCCATACCTTGGACCTCCACCACCCACAACTTACTGCCCCTGCTCAATCCACCCAGATGCTGGCTTCCCACTTCCTCCACCACCTTATGAGCTCCCAGCATCCACATCCCATGTCCCAGATCCCCCATACTCCTATGGCAACATGGCCATACCAGTCTCCAAGCCACTGAGCCTCTCAGGCCTGCTCAGTGAGCCACTCCAAGACCCCTTAGCCCTCCTGGACATTGGGCTGCCAGCAGGGCCACCTAAGCCCCAAGAAGACCCAGAATCTGACTCAGGATTATCCCTCAACTATAGCGATGCTGAATCTCTTGAGCTGGAGGGGACAGAGGCTGGTCGGCGGCGCAGCGAGTATGTAGAGATGTACCCAGTGGAGTACCCCTACTCACTCATGCCCAACTCCTTGGCCCACTCCAACTATACCTTGCCAGCTGCTGAGACCCCCTTGGCCTTAGAGCCCTCCTCAGGCCCTGTGCGGGCTAAGCCCACTGCACGGGGGGAGGCAGGGAGTCGGGATGAACGTCGGGCCTTGGCcatgaagattccttttcctacGGACAAGATTGTCAACTTGCCGGTAGATGACTTTAATGAGCTATTGGCGAGGTACCCGCTGACAGAGAGCCAGCTGGCGCTAGTCCGGGACATCCGACGACGGGGCAAAAACAAGGTGGCAGCCCAGAACTGCCGCAagaggaagctggaaaccattgtGCAGCTGGAGCGGGAGCTGGAGCGGCTGAGCAATGAACGGGAGCGGCTTCTCAGGGCCCGCGGGGAGGCAGACCGGACCCTGGAGGTCATGCGCCAACAGCTGACAGAGCTGTACCGTGACATTTTCCAGCACCTTCGGGATGAATCAGGCAACAGCTACTCTCCTGAAGAGTACGCACTGCAACAGGCTGCCGATGGGACCATCTTCCTGGTGCCCCGGGGGACCAAGATGGAGGCCACAGACTGA